The proteins below are encoded in one region of Aeromonas veronii:
- the dcuC gene encoding C4-dicarboxylate transporter DcuC, with translation MELLFVSFVLMAVVYGIVKDYNPQAVLALAGMSLFTLAYWLGLHPILPAEKSTGFALFDLFEVFKGIFSYRAAGLGLTIMAVAGFATYMSHIGASQALVRVAVKPVAGIQSSYLMLSICYLVAVFVSLFVTSATGLGLLLMVTMYPVMRNLGISPASACGVIATSQAFEIGPTQTNAIFSAGQSGMDPTSYFVDYQIWLVAPMLLVTMVLHFFWQRHCDRQDGWDPAKHRGDHAELDEQGTDEVKAPTWYALLPIIPFVLMMTFSKLLVDDIKMSVEVAMLLSVFLGMLCELLRSRSVRTAFAGLSSFLDGMGKVFGPVVALIVCAELFAESLKAIGAIDTLLHSASNAGIGSGLMTLVMVGLIMVAAVIMGSGNAAFLSFSTLAPAVAAKFGVPAVTMLLPMQLASSIGRSISPIAAVLIACAGIAKVSPFVVVKRTSVPMAGALLTALALNYLLFM, from the coding sequence TTGGAACTCTTATTCGTCTCGTTCGTGCTGATGGCCGTGGTCTACGGCATCGTCAAGGACTACAACCCCCAGGCGGTGCTCGCCCTGGCGGGGATGAGCCTGTTCACCCTGGCCTACTGGCTCGGTCTGCATCCCATCCTGCCGGCGGAGAAGAGCACGGGGTTTGCCCTGTTCGACCTGTTCGAGGTGTTCAAGGGGATCTTCTCCTACCGGGCGGCGGGGCTCGGCCTCACCATCATGGCGGTGGCGGGCTTTGCCACCTACATGTCCCACATCGGCGCCTCCCAGGCCCTGGTGCGGGTGGCGGTCAAACCGGTGGCGGGCATCCAGTCCAGCTACCTGATGCTGTCCATCTGCTACCTGGTGGCGGTGTTCGTCTCCCTGTTTGTCACCTCGGCCACCGGCCTGGGTCTGCTCTTGATGGTCACCATGTATCCGGTGATGCGCAACCTCGGCATCAGCCCGGCCTCCGCCTGTGGCGTCATCGCCACCTCCCAGGCGTTCGAAATCGGCCCGACCCAGACCAACGCCATCTTCTCCGCCGGTCAGTCCGGCATGGATCCGACCAGTTACTTCGTGGATTACCAGATCTGGCTGGTGGCCCCCATGCTGCTGGTGACCATGGTGCTGCACTTCTTCTGGCAGCGTCACTGTGACCGCCAGGATGGCTGGGATCCCGCCAAGCACCGCGGCGATCACGCCGAGCTTGACGAGCAGGGGACGGACGAGGTGAAGGCGCCGACCTGGTATGCCCTGCTGCCCATCATCCCCTTCGTGTTGATGATGACCTTCTCCAAGCTGCTGGTGGATGACATCAAGATGAGCGTGGAGGTGGCCATGCTGCTGTCGGTGTTCCTCGGCATGCTGTGCGAGCTGCTGCGTAGCCGCTCGGTGCGCACCGCCTTCGCGGGGCTGTCGAGCTTCCTCGACGGCATGGGCAAGGTGTTCGGTCCCGTGGTAGCGCTCATCGTCTGCGCCGAGCTGTTCGCCGAATCCCTCAAGGCCATCGGTGCCATCGACACCCTGCTCCATTCCGCCAGCAACGCCGGTATCGGCAGCGGGCTGATGACGCTGGTGATGGTGGGCCTCATCATGGTGGCCGCGGTCATCATGGGCTCCGGCAACGCGGCCTTCCTGAGCTTCTCCACCCTGGCCCCCGCCGTGGCAGCCAAGTTCGGGGTGCCGGCGGTGACCATGCTGCTGCCCATGCAGCTCGCCTCCAGTATCGGGCGCAGCATCTCCCCCATCGCCGCCGTGCTCATCGCCTGCGCCGGCATCGCCAAGGTCTCCCCCTTCGTGGTGGTCAAGCGCACCAGCGTGCCCATGGCCGGTGCCCTGCTGACCGCCCTGGCACTCAATTATCTGCTGTTTATGTAA
- a CDS encoding M20 family metallopeptidase produces MTNIHNDFSLDDYLANLAPLINLDCGTRTPAGVARVADIMTEKYQAIGWQVVRHQFADECGPCLEITNAPGATHYDVMLVGHMDTVFPEGTVAKRPLKVEGDQAFGPGVSDMKSGLLSTWYALQGMDPDVLAKLKVLVCCNCDEEIGSPWSKDWLVEKAKQSVCVLVAEAARPSGDLISARKGNAKYRIRFYGKASHAGSALAEGVSAITELANWVLAINEQVNMETGTTMNVGVIQGGTGVNVVPDFAEAIVDLRFWSNEEAAAVHDRLGFMAKNPFLAGCRVEVERQTFKPAMRPSADTQALMALVEAAGQEEGIPFNWLEAGGGSDANFTAAAGVPSLDGFGPMGGGFHSEAEFLLLGSIEPRIRLLKRVLAKLVR; encoded by the coding sequence ATGACAAACATTCACAACGATTTTTCCCTGGACGACTATCTGGCGAACCTTGCGCCGCTGATCAACCTCGATTGTGGCACCCGCACCCCGGCCGGGGTGGCCAGGGTCGCCGACATCATGACGGAGAAGTACCAGGCCATCGGCTGGCAGGTGGTGCGCCACCAGTTTGCCGACGAGTGCGGCCCTTGCCTTGAGATCACCAATGCCCCCGGCGCTACCCACTATGACGTTATGCTGGTGGGCCACATGGACACCGTCTTCCCGGAAGGCACCGTCGCCAAGCGACCCCTCAAGGTCGAGGGCGATCAGGCCTTCGGCCCCGGCGTGTCGGACATGAAGAGCGGCCTGCTCTCCACCTGGTATGCCTTGCAAGGCATGGATCCCGATGTGCTGGCCAAGCTGAAGGTGCTGGTCTGCTGCAATTGCGACGAGGAGATTGGCTCTCCCTGGTCCAAGGATTGGCTGGTGGAGAAGGCAAAGCAGAGCGTCTGCGTGCTGGTGGCCGAGGCGGCCCGCCCGAGCGGGGATCTCATCAGCGCCCGCAAGGGCAACGCCAAGTACCGCATCCGCTTTTACGGCAAGGCCTCCCACGCGGGCTCGGCCCTGGCGGAGGGGGTCTCCGCCATCACCGAGCTGGCGAACTGGGTGCTCGCCATCAACGAGCAGGTGAACATGGAGACGGGCACCACCATGAATGTGGGGGTGATACAGGGCGGAACCGGGGTCAATGTGGTGCCGGACTTTGCCGAGGCCATCGTCGACCTGCGCTTCTGGAGCAATGAAGAGGCCGCCGCCGTGCACGACCGGCTCGGCTTCATGGCCAAGAACCCCTTCCTCGCGGGTTGCCGGGTCGAGGTGGAGCGCCAGACCTTCAAGCCGGCCATGCGCCCGAGTGCGGATACCCAAGCGCTGATGGCGCTGGTGGAGGCGGCCGGTCAGGAGGAGGGGATCCCCTTCAACTGGCTGGAGGCCGGTGGCGGCTCGGATGCGAATTTCACCGCCGCGGCCGGGGTGCCCTCCCTTGACGGCTTCGGCCCCATGGGGGGCGGCTTTCACTCGGAGGCGGAGTTCCTGCTGCTGGGCAGCATAGAGCCGCGCATTCGTCTGCTTAAGCGCGTGCTTGCCAAATTAGTGCGCTGA
- a CDS encoding anaerobic C4-dicarboxylate transporter, with protein MIFMEFMVVLGCLLLGTRFGGMGLGLISGIGLFLLTFVFGLTPGEPPVQVMLTILAVIGCAATLQTAGGLNLMMQVAERLLRRHPQYITILAPLTTWTLTFLCGTGHVVYTMFPIIADIALQKNIRPERPMAVASVASQMAICASPVSVAVVSMVSILAAGHGIGQAYGLLDILMIAIPSSLAGVIVAALWSLRRGKDLDKDEEFQAKIKDPQQREFIYGGGETLLGTKFPKEAYWSTWIFFAAIAAVVVLGADASLRPVFEIKGKTGPLSMNLVIQMMMLIAGALILMRCKVKPGDISNGAVFKAGMVAIFSVFGVAWMSETFFQAHMPLLKETLAHVVQAQPWTYALVLFLISKLVNSQAAALTAIAPMGLALGVEPKLLIAFLPASYGYFVLPTYPSDLACIGFDRSGTTRIGKFIINHSFIIPGLIGVATSCTLGYLLTSVLL; from the coding sequence ATGATCTTCATGGAATTTATGGTGGTACTCGGCTGTTTGCTGCTGGGTACCCGTTTCGGGGGCATGGGACTGGGTCTCATCAGTGGCATAGGTCTGTTCCTGCTGACCTTCGTGTTCGGCCTCACCCCGGGTGAGCCACCGGTACAGGTGATGCTGACCATACTCGCGGTCATTGGCTGCGCCGCCACCCTGCAGACCGCAGGCGGCCTCAACCTGATGATGCAGGTGGCCGAACGTCTGCTGCGTCGCCACCCCCAGTACATCACCATTCTGGCGCCGCTGACCACCTGGACCCTCACCTTCCTGTGCGGTACCGGCCACGTGGTCTACACCATGTTCCCCATCATCGCCGACATAGCGTTGCAGAAGAATATCCGGCCGGAACGCCCCATGGCAGTGGCTTCCGTTGCCTCCCAGATGGCGATCTGCGCCTCGCCGGTGTCGGTGGCCGTGGTCTCCATGGTCTCCATCCTGGCGGCCGGTCATGGCATCGGTCAGGCCTACGGCCTGCTGGACATCCTGATGATCGCCATCCCCTCCTCCCTGGCCGGGGTCATCGTCGCCGCCCTCTGGAGCCTGCGCCGCGGCAAGGATCTGGACAAGGACGAGGAGTTCCAGGCCAAGATCAAGGATCCGCAGCAGCGTGAGTTCATCTACGGCGGCGGCGAGACCCTGCTGGGCACCAAGTTCCCGAAAGAGGCCTACTGGTCGACCTGGATCTTCTTCGCTGCCATCGCTGCCGTGGTGGTGCTGGGGGCCGATGCCTCCCTGCGCCCGGTGTTCGAGATCAAGGGCAAGACGGGCCCCCTCTCCATGAACCTGGTGATCCAGATGATGATGCTGATCGCCGGCGCCCTCATCCTGATGCGCTGCAAGGTCAAGCCCGGTGACATCTCAAACGGCGCCGTGTTCAAGGCGGGCATGGTCGCCATCTTCTCGGTCTTCGGGGTCGCCTGGATGAGCGAGACCTTCTTCCAGGCCCACATGCCGCTGCTCAAAGAGACCCTGGCCCACGTGGTACAGGCCCAGCCCTGGACCTATGCCCTGGTGCTGTTCCTCATCTCCAAGCTGGTGAATAGCCAGGCCGCCGCCCTCACCGCCATCGCCCCCATGGGGCTGGCGCTCGGGGTCGAGCCCAAGCTGCTGATCGCCTTCCTGCCGGCGAGCTACGGCTACTTCGTGCTGCCGACCTACCCAAGCGATCTGGCCTGCATCGGCTTCGACCGCTCCGGCACCACCCGCATCGGCAAGTTCATCATCAACCACAGCTTCATCATTCCGGGTCTCATCGGGGTCGCCACCTCCTGTACCCTGGGCTACCTGCTCACCAGCGTGCTGCTGTAA
- the asnS gene encoding asparagine--tRNA ligase, protein MTHASVVDVLTGKYAVGTTQTVKGWIRTRRDSKAGISFLAISDGSCFHPVQAVVPNTLANYENEVLRLTTACSVEVTGQVVESQGSGQSFELQASEVKVVGWVEDPDTYPMSAKRHSIEYLREQGHLRARTNVVGAVTRVRNCLAQAIHRFFHEEGYLWIAAPLITASDTEGAGEMFRVSTLDLENLPRTPQGKVDYDKDFFGKETFLTVSGQLNVETYACALSKVYTFGPTFRAENSNTSRHLAEFWMVEPEIAFADLEDNAALAEAMLKYVFNAVLAERRDDLEFFAQHIDKDAIGRLERFVASDFAQIDYTDAIEVLKNCGKSFEFPVSWGIDLSSEHERYLAEEHFKSPVVVKNYPKDIKAFYMRLNDDGKTVAAMDVLAPGIGEIIGGSQREERLEVLDARLAEMGLNKEDYWWYRDLRRYGTVPHSGFGLGFERLVVYVTGMGNVRDVIPFPRTPRTAEF, encoded by the coding sequence ATGACGCACGCATCCGTAGTAGATGTGCTGACCGGTAAGTATGCGGTCGGCACCACCCAGACAGTCAAAGGGTGGATCCGGACCCGCCGCGATTCCAAGGCGGGGATCTCATTTTTGGCCATATCCGATGGCTCCTGTTTCCATCCGGTACAGGCCGTCGTCCCCAATACCCTGGCCAATTACGAGAATGAAGTGCTGCGTCTGACCACCGCCTGCTCCGTGGAAGTGACCGGCCAGGTGGTCGAGTCCCAGGGCAGCGGCCAATCCTTCGAGCTGCAAGCCTCCGAAGTCAAGGTGGTGGGCTGGGTCGAAGATCCGGACACCTATCCCATGTCCGCCAAGCGCCACAGTATCGAGTACCTGCGCGAGCAGGGTCACCTGCGCGCCCGTACCAACGTGGTCGGCGCCGTGACCCGTGTGCGCAACTGCCTGGCCCAGGCCATCCACCGCTTCTTCCATGAAGAAGGCTACCTGTGGATCGCCGCACCGCTCATCACCGCCTCCGACACCGAAGGCGCCGGCGAGATGTTCCGCGTCTCCACCCTGGATCTGGAAAACCTGCCGCGCACCCCGCAAGGCAAGGTGGACTACGACAAGGACTTCTTCGGCAAGGAGACCTTCCTGACCGTGTCCGGCCAGCTGAACGTCGAGACCTATGCCTGCGCCCTGTCCAAGGTTTACACCTTCGGGCCGACCTTCCGCGCCGAAAACTCCAACACCAGCCGCCACCTGGCGGAGTTCTGGATGGTGGAGCCGGAGATCGCCTTCGCGGATCTGGAAGACAACGCCGCCCTGGCCGAAGCCATGCTGAAGTACGTCTTCAACGCCGTATTGGCCGAGCGCCGCGACGATCTGGAGTTCTTCGCCCAGCACATCGACAAGGATGCCATCGGCCGTCTGGAGCGCTTCGTCGCCTCCGACTTCGCCCAGATTGACTACACCGACGCCATCGAAGTGCTGAAAAACTGCGGCAAGAGCTTCGAGTTCCCGGTTTCCTGGGGCATCGATCTCTCCTCTGAGCACGAGCGCTACCTGGCCGAGGAGCACTTCAAGTCCCCGGTGGTGGTCAAGAACTACCCCAAAGACATCAAGGCTTTCTACATGCGCCTCAACGACGACGGCAAGACCGTCGCCGCCATGGACGTGTTGGCCCCGGGCATCGGCGAGATCATCGGCGGCTCCCAGCGTGAAGAGCGTCTGGAGGTGCTGGACGCCCGCCTGGCCGAGATGGGCCTGAACAAGGAAGACTACTGGTGGTACCGCGACCTGCGCCGCTACGGCACAGTGCCGCACTCCGGCTTCGGTCTGGGCTTCGAGCGCCTGGTGGTCTATGTGACCGGCATGGGCAACGTGCGCGACGTCATCCCCTTCCCGCGCACCCCTCGCACCGCCGAGTTCTAA
- a CDS encoding HAMP domain-containing protein, translated as MRLSIAAKINFFLLFIFSMVLVFSAAYQAVRERDLILTLIKEQSHEQTEAYFDGLNMLMLTGKMEARDTLRNKFLAHAHVEDARIVRGAPVNKQYGPGRDIEAPKDRFDALALSGKGSLEVVHDGLHSRLVVTRPLLAKKDFRGTDCTSCHQVPENTVLGAVRFDYSLDTLFTRVEKNILTSALSLTVIFGLGLLLTLWVIRTWIVRPLNQLTRSMEEATDRHDFGHRLEGDEGDEIGRVALAYNQMLDSVERQLGKRPMATPEEPEPEQPSSPERQNQAS; from the coding sequence ATGCGCCTCTCCATCGCTGCCAAGATCAATTTTTTCCTGCTGTTCATCTTCTCCATGGTGCTGGTGTTCTCCGCGGCCTATCAGGCGGTGCGTGAACGCGACCTCATCCTGACCCTCATCAAGGAGCAGAGCCACGAGCAGACCGAGGCCTATTTCGATGGCCTCAACATGTTGATGCTGACCGGCAAGATGGAGGCCCGCGATACCCTGCGCAACAAGTTCCTCGCCCATGCCCATGTGGAGGATGCCCGCATCGTGCGCGGCGCACCGGTCAACAAGCAATATGGCCCAGGACGCGACATCGAGGCCCCCAAGGACAGATTCGATGCCCTGGCGCTGTCGGGCAAGGGCAGCCTGGAGGTCGTTCATGACGGCTTGCACAGTCGCCTGGTGGTGACCCGCCCGCTGCTGGCCAAGAAGGACTTTCGCGGCACCGACTGCACCAGTTGCCATCAGGTACCTGAAAACACCGTGCTGGGAGCGGTGCGCTTCGATTACTCCCTCGACACCCTGTTCACCCGGGTCGAGAAGAACATTCTCACCTCGGCCCTCAGCCTCACCGTCATCTTCGGCCTCGGGCTCCTGCTGACCCTCTGGGTGATCCGCACCTGGATAGTGCGCCCCCTCAACCAGCTGACCCGCTCCATGGAAGAGGCCACCGATCGCCATGACTTCGGCCACCGGCTGGAGGGCGATGAAGGAGACGAGATTGGCCGGGTGGCGCTCGCCTACAACCAGATGCTCGACAGCGTGGAGCGCCAGCTCGGCAAGCGCCCCATGGCGACGCCGGAAGAGCCTGAACCGGAGCAGCCAAGCTCACCGGAGCGTCAGAACCAGGCCAGCTAG
- the bioA gene encoding adenosylmethionine--8-amino-7-oxononanoate transaminase, translated as MTNQEFDLRHVWHPYTSLTRPLPCYEVASAQGVTLTLSDGRQLVDGMSSWWACVHGYQVPELDAAATAQLGKMSHVMFGGLTHEPAIALCRKLVEITPAGLDRVFLADSGSVAVEVALKMALQYWHAKGTPRAKFVSLRGGYHGDTFGAMSVCDPDGGMHELYKGFLPEHHFVAAPSCRFHAQWDEECVVELATLMADKHEEIAAIVLEPIVQGAGGMRFYHPRYLQWVRALCDEFGVLLIADEIATGFGRTGQLFACDWAGISPDILCLGKALTGGYLTLSATLTTEHVARTICDGKAGVFMHGPTFMGNPLACAVANASIDLLLASPWAERVKAIEHQLKSELVQLTLHPAVADVRVLGAIGVVEMKERVDVARIQRRFVELGAWIRPFGKLVYLMPPFVITEVELRVLTQAIATAIADGEF; from the coding sequence ATGACCAACCAAGAATTTGACCTGCGCCACGTCTGGCACCCCTATACCTCCCTCACCCGGCCCCTGCCCTGCTACGAGGTAGCCAGCGCCCAGGGGGTGACCCTGACCCTCAGCGACGGCCGTCAGCTGGTGGATGGCATGAGCTCCTGGTGGGCCTGCGTGCACGGTTACCAGGTGCCCGAGCTGGACGCCGCCGCCACCGCCCAGCTCGGCAAGATGTCCCACGTCATGTTTGGCGGCCTGACCCACGAGCCCGCCATCGCGCTGTGCCGCAAACTGGTGGAGATCACCCCGGCCGGGCTGGATCGGGTGTTCCTGGCGGATTCCGGCTCGGTAGCGGTAGAGGTGGCCCTCAAGATGGCCCTGCAGTACTGGCACGCCAAGGGCACGCCCCGCGCCAAGTTCGTCTCCCTGCGCGGCGGCTATCACGGCGACACCTTCGGCGCCATGAGCGTCTGCGATCCCGACGGCGGCATGCACGAGCTCTACAAGGGCTTTCTGCCCGAGCACCACTTCGTGGCGGCGCCGAGCTGCCGCTTCCATGCCCAGTGGGATGAGGAGTGCGTGGTGGAGCTCGCCACCCTGATGGCGGACAAACACGAGGAGATCGCCGCCATCGTGCTGGAGCCCATAGTGCAGGGGGCCGGTGGCATGCGCTTCTATCACCCCCGCTACCTGCAGTGGGTGCGCGCCCTGTGCGACGAGTTCGGGGTGCTGCTCATCGCCGACGAGATCGCCACCGGCTTTGGCCGCACCGGCCAGCTGTTTGCCTGCGACTGGGCCGGGATCAGCCCGGACATCCTGTGTCTGGGCAAGGCGCTCACCGGCGGCTACCTCACCCTGTCGGCGACCCTGACCACGGAGCATGTGGCCCGCACGATTTGCGATGGGAAAGCGGGCGTCTTCATGCACGGCCCCACCTTCATGGGCAATCCGCTGGCCTGCGCCGTCGCCAACGCCTCCATCGATCTGCTGCTGGCTTCCCCCTGGGCCGAGCGGGTCAAGGCCATCGAACATCAGCTCAAAAGCGAGCTGGTCCAGCTGACCCTGCACCCGGCGGTCGCCGATGTGCGGGTGCTCGGTGCCATCGGCGTGGTGGAGATGAAGGAGCGGGTGGACGTGGCACGCATCCAGCGCAGGTTCGTCGAGCTGGGAGCCTGGATCCGCCCCTTCGGCAAGCTGGTTTACCTCATGCCCCCCTTCGTCATCACCGAGGTGGAGCTGCGCGTGCTGACCCAGGCCATCGCAACGGCCATCGCCGACGGCGAGTTCTGA
- the bioB gene encoding biotin synthase BioB, giving the protein MHSLPTGQRALRHDWTHDEVQALFALPFNDLLFRAQTVHRAHFDPNEVQVSTLLSIKTGACPEDCKYCPQSARYHTGLEAERLMEVEKVLERAREARANGSSRFCMGAAWRNPKERDMPYILQMIEGVRGLGMETCMTLGMLTADQAARLGAAGLDYYNHNLDTSPEFYGDIITTRTYQDRLDTLEHVRGAGMKVCSGGIVGMGEQARDRAGLLIALANLPRHPESVPINMLVKVKGTPLENEENLDPFEFIRTIAVARILMPASHVRLSAGREKMNEQMQAMCFMAGANSIFYGCKLLTTPNPDENSDMQLFKRLGIRPAERAQKPDAVQTEELEAELRARAASQPVSGDLFYDATRQRRTLSSAQSTVKSV; this is encoded by the coding sequence ATGCATTCACTCCCGACGGGCCAACGGGCCTTGCGTCACGACTGGACCCACGACGAGGTGCAGGCCCTGTTTGCCCTGCCGTTCAACGATCTGCTGTTCCGGGCCCAGACGGTGCACCGCGCCCATTTCGATCCCAACGAGGTGCAGGTGAGCACCTTGCTCTCCATCAAGACCGGTGCCTGCCCGGAGGATTGCAAATATTGCCCCCAGAGCGCCCGCTATCATACCGGCCTCGAAGCCGAGCGGCTGATGGAGGTGGAAAAAGTGCTGGAGCGGGCCCGGGAGGCCAGGGCCAACGGCTCGTCGCGCTTCTGCATGGGGGCCGCCTGGCGCAACCCCAAGGAACGGGACATGCCCTATATCCTGCAGATGATCGAGGGGGTGCGTGGGCTCGGCATGGAGACCTGCATGACCCTGGGGATGCTCACCGCGGATCAGGCCGCGCGTCTTGGCGCCGCCGGGCTTGATTACTACAACCACAACCTCGACACCTCGCCGGAGTTCTACGGCGACATCATCACCACCCGCACCTATCAGGACCGTCTCGACACCCTGGAACATGTGCGCGGCGCCGGCATGAAGGTCTGCTCCGGCGGCATCGTCGGCATGGGGGAGCAGGCGCGGGACCGGGCGGGTTTGCTGATCGCGCTCGCCAACCTGCCGCGCCACCCGGAGAGCGTCCCCATCAACATGCTGGTGAAGGTGAAGGGCACGCCGCTCGAGAACGAGGAGAATCTGGATCCGTTCGAATTTATCCGCACCATCGCCGTGGCGCGGATCCTGATGCCCGCCTCCCACGTGCGTCTCTCCGCCGGGCGGGAGAAGATGAACGAGCAGATGCAGGCCATGTGTTTCATGGCGGGTGCCAACTCCATCTTCTATGGCTGCAAGCTGCTGACTACCCCGAACCCCGACGAGAACAGCGACATGCAGCTGTTCAAGCGTCTCGGCATTCGCCCCGCAGAGCGGGCCCAGAAGCCGGACGCGGTGCAGACCGAGGAGCTGGAGGCCGAACTGCGGGCCCGTGCCGCCAGCCAGCCGGTGAGTGGCGATCTGTTCTACGACGCCACCCGCCAGCGCAGGACGCTGTCATCAGCACAATCCACTGTCAAATCGGTATGA
- the bioF gene encoding 8-amino-7-oxononanoate synthase — protein MKSAHVTAHYGPFPLSEALATRAQQDLLRRRVPTEGPTGPRLWVDGREYLNFSANDYLGLAGDEAIKAALVAGVEQYGAGAGASPLVTGYSRAHQRLEETIAEWLGLEAVLLFNCGFSANQAVLGALLGKEHLLWQDRLNHASLQEMGSRLPCKMRRFAHNDMAALARQLEPGRGLIVSEGVFSMDGDQGPWPELARLTAQSHNWLMIDDAHGLGVLGPEGRGTLAAQGVSPDSVHIQMGTFGKALGVAGAFVGGSRELVDYLVNFARHYVYSTHMPAAQALAVSESIALVRGADERRAHLNHLIARFRQGAEQLGWTLGASQTPIQPLLVGESRAALALSERLREAGLWVGAIRPPTVPAGTARLRITLSAAHQEAHIDRLLDGLGLASNEGGQAHG, from the coding sequence ATGAAATCTGCGCATGTGACTGCCCATTATGGCCCTTTCCCCCTGAGCGAGGCGCTGGCCACCCGGGCGCAGCAGGATTTGCTGCGTCGCCGTGTTCCGACCGAAGGGCCGACCGGGCCAAGGCTTTGGGTGGATGGGCGGGAGTATCTGAATTTTTCTGCCAACGACTACCTGGGGCTGGCGGGGGATGAGGCCATCAAGGCCGCCCTGGTGGCGGGCGTCGAGCAATATGGTGCCGGTGCTGGTGCCTCCCCCCTGGTGACCGGTTACAGCCGGGCCCATCAGCGACTGGAGGAGACCATCGCCGAGTGGTTGGGGCTGGAGGCGGTACTGTTGTTCAACTGCGGTTTTTCGGCCAACCAGGCGGTGCTGGGGGCCCTGCTCGGCAAGGAGCACCTGCTGTGGCAAGACAGGCTCAATCATGCCTCCTTGCAGGAGATGGGGAGCCGGCTGCCCTGCAAGATGCGGCGCTTTGCCCACAACGACATGGCGGCGCTGGCGCGGCAGCTGGAACCCGGTCGGGGGCTGATCGTCTCCGAGGGGGTGTTCAGCATGGACGGGGATCAGGGTCCCTGGCCCGAGCTTGCCCGCCTCACCGCCCAGAGCCACAACTGGCTGATGATCGACGACGCCCACGGCCTCGGCGTGCTGGGGCCAGAGGGGCGCGGCACCCTCGCGGCCCAGGGGGTTAGCCCGGATAGCGTTCACATCCAGATGGGCACCTTTGGCAAGGCGCTCGGGGTGGCCGGCGCCTTCGTCGGTGGCAGCCGCGAGCTGGTGGATTATCTGGTCAACTTCGCCCGCCACTATGTCTACAGCACCCACATGCCCGCCGCCCAGGCCTTGGCGGTGAGCGAGAGCATCGCCTTGGTGCGCGGTGCCGATGAGCGTCGTGCCCACTTGAACCATCTGATCGCCCGCTTCCGACAGGGGGCGGAGCAACTCGGCTGGACACTGGGTGCGAGCCAGACTCCCATTCAGCCGCTGCTGGTGGGGGAGAGTCGCGCCGCCCTGGCCCTGAGCGAGCGGCTGCGAGAGGCCGGCCTCTGGGTTGGCGCCATCCGCCCCCCGACGGTGCCGGCGGGCACGGCGCGCCTTCGCATCACCCTGAGCGCCGCCCATCAGGAAGCGCACATCGACCGCTTGCTGGACGGCCTCGGCCTCGCATCCAATGAGGGAGGGCAAGCCCATGGATAA
- a CDS encoding methyltransferase domain-containing protein: MDKAPLHEAPSSPPCSQARILNEVGSAAPFQRVDKVQLARRFGAAAHHYDAHARFQQEVGQALLERMSAGEWSPTGQALDAHTALCLPERGLAHDVSAPRRLLADLPEAGLDLGCGTGFFLPALAGRCQQLYGLDLAPGMLQEATRRQSGARLVCGDAEALPFADQSLDWIFSSLALQWCEQPALAFAELHRVLKPGGQLFFSTLLAESLWQLREAWRTVDESAHVNRFLGLPQLRSAVADGGFADIQLASLTWQLAYGDLGSLLRDLKGIGASQVNDGRNQGLGNRQRLRRLGEAYERYRQPDGLLAASYQVCLGRLVRQ; encoded by the coding sequence ATGGATAAAGCCCCGCTCCACGAGGCCCCGTCGAGCCCCCCTTGTTCGCAAGCCCGGATCCTCAATGAGGTCGGCAGCGCGGCCCCCTTCCAGCGGGTGGACAAGGTGCAGCTGGCGCGGCGTTTCGGCGCCGCCGCCCACCACTATGACGCCCATGCCCGCTTCCAGCAGGAGGTGGGGCAGGCGCTGCTGGAACGCATGTCCGCGGGGGAGTGGTCACCGACCGGACAGGCGCTGGATGCGCACACGGCCCTGTGTTTGCCCGAGAGGGGACTGGCTCATGACGTGAGCGCGCCCAGGCGTTTGCTCGCAGATCTACCCGAAGCTGGCCTGGATCTCGGCTGCGGCACCGGCTTCTTCCTGCCCGCGCTCGCCGGGCGTTGCCAGCAGCTCTACGGGCTGGATCTCGCCCCCGGCATGCTGCAGGAGGCAACAAGGCGCCAGAGCGGAGCCCGATTGGTGTGCGGCGATGCGGAGGCGCTTCCCTTCGCCGACCAGAGCCTTGACTGGATCTTCTCAAGCCTGGCCCTGCAGTGGTGCGAGCAGCCGGCTCTGGCCTTCGCCGAGCTCCATCGGGTGCTCAAACCCGGCGGCCAGCTGTTCTTCTCGACCCTGCTTGCCGAGTCGCTGTGGCAGCTTCGTGAGGCCTGGCGCACGGTTGACGAGTCTGCCCATGTCAATCGTTTCCTCGGGCTGCCACAATTGCGCAGTGCCGTGGCCGACGGTGGTTTTGCCGACATCCAGCTGGCATCCCTGACCTGGCAGCTGGCCTATGGCGATCTCGGCAGCTTGCTTCGCGATCTCAAGGGGATAGGGGCGAGCCAGGTCAACGACGGGCGCAACCAGGGCCTTGGCAATCGCCAGCGCCTGCGGCGCCTGGGGGAGGCCTATGAGCGGTATCGCCAGCCAGACGGCCTGCTGGCCGCCAGTTATCAGGTTTGCCTCGGGCGGCTCGTGCGCCAATGA